A genomic region of Chitinimonas arctica contains the following coding sequences:
- a CDS encoding cohesin domain-containing protein produces the protein MPIFTTAPGRTLILLVLLGLGGCAADRHHRAGLSAMADGQYAEAIRELQQAAELEPRDTRFRADWLQQRETAVRQLLSRAETALAAGREAEAEQHYRAILSFDRDNARAKAGLVQLTRLAQAVDATGRARTALQQGDSEQAAQWLARALADNPNHAEAKALRREIETLQAKDLLSAPSLGAMYQKPINLEFRDASLKMVFEALSRTTGINFIFDREVRGDQRTTVFLKQTGLEDAIDVILTTNQLDKKILNAGSVLIYPNTGGKSREYQDLLVKAFYLANSEAKQTANLLKTVLKLKEVYVDDKLNMLILRETPDTIALAEKLIALQDLDEPEVMLEVEVLEVKRSRLLDLGVKLTDQLTVAPLTNNASNSTTNAASPSFKLSELRNLNASKLGITLPSATMTFHQEDGDAKLLANPRIRVRDREKAKILIGDKVPIVTTTSTSTGFNSENIQYMDVGLKLEVEPDVHLRDEIGLKVALEVSSLVGAVKTTNGSQAYQIGTRSANSVLRLKDGETQVLAGLISDEDRSSANRLPLLGDLPLLGRLFSSQKDDKQRTEIVLSITPRLIRNIQRQSPAAESFWSGTEASLRTKPLQLRNLETPVAVAKPLAAAEPAAKPSEAVPAPVGLRLSWQGPSQAKLGETIQLSLRLDSAEALRAAPMQLLFDPSRLEVVSVRLGDFFGTAPVSFSQLVDSASGRITVGLAGSGPDGVSGQGNLLLIELKPLQADLAAEISLVGMAPVGPRAAPVLPLHHPLAILP, from the coding sequence ATGCCGATTTTCACTACCGCGCCTGGGCGCACTTTGATTCTTTTGGTCCTGTTGGGCCTGGGTGGCTGCGCCGCCGATCGCCACCACCGTGCCGGTTTATCCGCCATGGCGGACGGCCAATACGCCGAGGCCATCCGCGAGCTGCAGCAGGCGGCCGAGCTGGAGCCGCGCGATACCCGTTTTCGGGCCGATTGGCTGCAGCAGCGCGAAACCGCCGTCCGGCAATTGCTGAGCCGGGCCGAAACGGCACTGGCGGCGGGGCGCGAGGCGGAGGCCGAGCAGCACTACCGCGCCATTCTGAGCTTCGATCGCGACAATGCCCGTGCCAAGGCAGGACTGGTGCAACTCACCCGGCTGGCGCAAGCCGTCGACGCGACCGGGCGGGCGCGCACCGCCTTGCAGCAGGGTGATAGCGAGCAGGCCGCGCAATGGCTGGCGCGGGCCCTGGCCGACAACCCCAACCATGCCGAGGCCAAGGCGCTGCGGCGCGAGATCGAGACGCTGCAGGCGAAAGATTTGCTGAGCGCACCCAGTCTCGGGGCCATGTATCAGAAACCGATCAATCTGGAATTTCGCGATGCCAGCCTGAAGATGGTGTTCGAGGCCCTATCGCGCACCACCGGCATCAACTTTATCTTCGACCGCGAGGTGCGAGGCGATCAGCGCACGACGGTTTTCCTGAAGCAGACCGGCCTGGAAGACGCTATCGATGTCATCCTCACCACCAACCAATTGGACAAGAAGATCCTCAACGCGGGCAGCGTGCTGATCTACCCGAATACCGGCGGCAAGAGCCGCGAATACCAGGATCTGCTGGTCAAGGCCTTTTACCTGGCCAATAGCGAAGCCAAGCAGACCGCCAATCTGCTCAAGACCGTGCTCAAGCTCAAGGAAGTGTACGTCGACGACAAGCTCAATATGCTGATCTTGCGCGAAACGCCCGACACCATTGCCCTGGCGGAAAAACTGATCGCACTGCAAGACCTGGACGAGCCGGAGGTGATGCTGGAAGTGGAAGTGCTGGAAGTGAAGCGCTCGCGCCTGCTCGATCTCGGCGTCAAGCTGACCGACCAGTTGACGGTGGCACCGCTCACCAACAACGCCAGCAATTCGACCACCAATGCCGCCTCGCCGAGCTTCAAATTGAGCGAACTGCGCAATCTGAACGCCAGCAAATTGGGCATTACCTTGCCCAGTGCCACGATGACCTTCCACCAGGAGGATGGCGATGCCAAGCTGTTGGCCAATCCGCGTATCCGCGTGCGCGATCGGGAGAAGGCCAAGATCCTGATCGGCGACAAAGTGCCCATCGTCACCACCACGTCCACCTCGACCGGCTTCAATAGCGAAAATATCCAGTACATGGATGTCGGCCTGAAGCTGGAAGTCGAGCCGGATGTGCATCTGCGCGACGAGATCGGCCTCAAGGTGGCCTTGGAAGTCAGTTCGCTGGTCGGTGCGGTCAAGACCACCAACGGTTCGCAGGCCTACCAGATCGGCACCCGCAGCGCCAATAGCGTGCTGCGGCTGAAGGATGGCGAAACCCAGGTGCTGGCGGGCCTGATCAGCGACGAAGACCGTTCCTCGGCCAATCGCCTCCCCTTGCTCGGTGATCTGCCCTTGCTGGGCCGTTTGTTCTCCAGCCAGAAGGACGACAAGCAAAGGACCGAGATCGTCCTGTCGATCACGCCGCGCTTGATCCGCAATATCCAGCGGCAGTCGCCGGCGGCGGAATCGTTCTGGTCCGGTACGGAAGCCAGCCTGCGGACCAAGCCCTTGCAGTTGCGCAACCTGGAGACGCCGGTCGCGGTGGCCAAGCCCCTCGCCGCGGCCGAGCCGGCCGCCAAGCCGTCCGAGGCCGTGCCGGCGCCCGTCGGATTGCGCCTAAGCTGGCAAGGGCCGAGCCAAGCCAAGCTCGGCGAGACCATCCAGCTGAGTTTGCGGCTGGATAGCGCAGAAGCCTTGCGCGCCGCACCGATGCAATTACTGTTCGACCCCAGTCGCCTTGAAGTGGTGTCGGTCCGGCTGGGCGATTTCTTCGGCACGGCGCCGGTCAGCTTCAGTCAATTGGTCGATTCGGCCAGCGGCCGCATCACGGTCGGTCTGGCCGGTTCCGGCCCGGACGGGGTGAGCGGGCAGGGCAACCTGCTGCTGATCGAGCTGAAGCCGCTGCAGGCGGACCTGGCGGCGGAGATCAGCCTGGTCGGCATGGCGCCGGTCGGGCCCCGCGCCGCGCCGGTACTGCCGCTGCACCATCCGCTCGCCATCTTGCCTTGA
- a CDS encoding GspMb/PilO family protein, with protein sequence MSPLLSRYRFQARRLLYAQPRLVAALGVAVLAFLLALATHIHQGQLALETAQIWQASQPRAMPLVAKPADSTVVLPAFESKQLLGALNRAADQAKLPLDELSFTLDDSANQPYLRYRASLTLLAGYPAVRRFLAGLQAGQPNIVIDGVQCSREDIGLADLSCEATISAFYRKPSHG encoded by the coding sequence ATGTCCCCGCTGTTGTCCCGCTACCGCTTCCAAGCCCGTCGTCTGCTGTACGCTCAGCCGAGGCTGGTGGCTGCGCTGGGCGTGGCGGTGCTGGCTTTCCTGCTGGCCCTGGCGACCCATATTCACCAAGGCCAATTGGCACTGGAAACCGCGCAAATCTGGCAAGCATCCCAGCCGCGTGCGATGCCCTTGGTGGCTAAGCCAGCCGATAGCACGGTGGTTTTGCCGGCATTCGAGAGCAAGCAATTACTCGGCGCGCTCAATCGGGCGGCCGACCAAGCCAAGCTACCGCTGGACGAGCTGTCCTTCACGCTCGACGACAGTGCGAACCAGCCCTATCTCCGTTATCGCGCCAGCTTGACGCTATTGGCCGGTTATCCGGCGGTGCGGCGTTTCCTGGCCGGTTTGCAGGCAGGGCAGCCCAATATCGTGATCGATGGCGTGCAATGCAGCCGCGAAGACATTGGCCTGGCCGACCTGAGCTGTGAAGCGACAATTTCGGCGTTTTACCGGAAGCCGTCCCATGGATAA
- a CDS encoding SMI1/KNR4 family protein gives MDSNAFADFDNQLGSSKNAISDAEAKLAWLLPADYKQFLEWKNGGEGFIGDNYLILWSAEELGQFNLEYQVEKYAPGLVLIGSNGGGEGFAFDTRQSPAPIVQVPFIGMDLEDIRVLASGFDEFIDFLAVQ, from the coding sequence ATGGATTCGAATGCATTCGCTGATTTTGACAATCAGCTGGGATCGTCGAAAAATGCGATAAGTGATGCGGAGGCCAAGCTGGCTTGGCTGCTCCCTGCTGACTACAAACAGTTCCTGGAATGGAAAAATGGGGGGGAAGGATTCATTGGCGACAATTACTTGATACTTTGGTCGGCCGAGGAATTGGGTCAGTTTAATTTGGAATACCAGGTGGAAAAATACGCCCCTGGACTTGTCTTGATCGGATCGAACGGGGGAGGAGAAGGGTTTGCTTTCGATACGCGCCAATCACCCGCACCGATCGTTCAAGTCCCTTTTATAGGTATGGATTTGGAAGATATCCGAGTGTTGGCTTCAGGCTTTGATGAATTCATTGATTTTCTGGCGGTGCAGTAA